The Corallococcus soli genome has a window encoding:
- a CDS encoding MBL fold metallo-hydrolase, which produces MSETLYRLADHTCVAPLVQGWTAWWMTVAPVPASLHVHKAQLPLLQAYLQSPEFHARASKDAALSGGTFVGIAPERAGEVKALLQQMQESQVDRVRLAEALEEFQGWLVEEAKGQSLEPLYEKLPEPLRGLVELSYDYINRPFVRMMEGALYRAGYHKPQLQSLRLLPLESDASRPHLFTTPYLMEPGQIDWAVPFSEERISRLFETDLSPRPLGHLRDVMGPAVTRDEQLLPLLTEAPPSRYTPWEGPGPRVRYLGHACALVEWKGITILVDPVISARPTSGGMQRLTFHELPPRIDYALITHSHPDHLAIDTLLRLRHRIGQLVVPRCNGFLVGDYSPKRLAHSLGFQNVLELDTYESVPLPDGELISVPFLGEHGDIGHAKSSYVVRTGKQQLLFAADSMCVDDAIYRHMRQNLGPIQTVFMNTEIEGAPHTWTLEALFPKKRDRKLEKNRRCRGSNTGEGLRILELVGASKLYNYAMGLEPWMEHIIGPPCAPDAPRMKESDRLLAEARARGLGAERLYGVTDLVLES; this is translated from the coding sequence ATGTCCGAGACCCTCTACCGATTGGCAGATCACACCTGTGTTGCCCCGCTCGTCCAGGGCTGGACGGCCTGGTGGATGACCGTGGCCCCCGTTCCGGCCAGCCTGCACGTGCACAAGGCCCAGCTGCCGCTGCTCCAGGCCTACCTGCAGAGCCCGGAGTTCCACGCGCGGGCGTCGAAGGACGCGGCCCTGAGCGGGGGCACCTTCGTCGGCATCGCGCCCGAGCGGGCCGGTGAGGTGAAGGCCCTGCTGCAACAGATGCAGGAGTCGCAGGTGGACCGGGTGCGGCTGGCCGAAGCCCTGGAGGAGTTCCAGGGCTGGCTGGTGGAGGAGGCGAAGGGCCAGTCCCTGGAGCCCCTCTACGAGAAGCTGCCGGAGCCGCTGCGGGGCCTGGTCGAGCTCTCGTACGACTACATCAACCGTCCCTTCGTCCGGATGATGGAGGGGGCGCTGTACCGCGCCGGCTACCACAAGCCCCAGCTCCAATCGCTGCGCCTGCTCCCCCTGGAGTCGGACGCCAGCCGTCCCCACCTCTTCACGACGCCCTACCTGATGGAGCCCGGTCAGATTGACTGGGCGGTGCCCTTCTCCGAGGAGCGCATCAGCCGCCTCTTCGAGACGGACCTGTCCCCCCGTCCGCTCGGCCACCTGCGCGACGTGATGGGCCCCGCCGTCACCCGTGACGAACAGTTGCTGCCCCTGCTCACCGAAGCGCCGCCGTCGCGGTACACGCCGTGGGAGGGCCCGGGGCCGCGCGTCCGCTACCTGGGCCATGCCTGCGCGCTGGTGGAGTGGAAGGGCATCACCATCCTCGTGGATCCGGTCATCAGCGCGCGTCCGACCAGCGGGGGCATGCAGCGGCTCACCTTCCACGAACTGCCGCCGCGCATCGACTACGCCCTCATCACGCACAGCCACCCGGACCACCTCGCCATCGACACGCTGCTGCGGCTGCGCCACCGCATCGGTCAGCTGGTGGTGCCCCGCTGCAATGGATTCCTGGTGGGGGACTACTCCCCCAAGCGGCTGGCCCACTCGCTGGGCTTCCAGAACGTGCTGGAGCTGGACACCTATGAGTCCGTCCCCCTGCCGGACGGTGAGCTCATCTCCGTGCCCTTCCTGGGCGAGCACGGCGACATCGGCCACGCGAAGTCCTCGTACGTGGTGCGCACCGGGAAGCAGCAGCTGCTCTTCGCCGCCGACTCCATGTGCGTGGATGACGCCATCTACCGGCACATGCGCCAGAACCTCGGCCCCATCCAGACGGTCTTCATGAACACGGAGATCGAAGGCGCCCCGCACACCTGGACGCTCGAAGCGCTCTTCCCCAAGAAGCGCGACCGCAAGCTGGAGAAGAACCGGCGCTGCCGGGGCAGCAACACGGGCGAGGGCCTGCGCATCCTGGAGCTGGTGGGCGCCTCGAAGCTGTACAACTACGCCATGGGCCTGGAGCCCTGGATGGAGCACATCATCGGCCCGCCCTGCGCCCCGGACGCACCGCGCATGAAGGAGTCCGACCGGCTGCTCGCCGAGGCCCGCGCCCGGGGCCTGGGCGCGGAGCGGCTCTACGGCGTCACGGACCTCGTGCTGGAGTCCTGA
- a CDS encoding ABC transporter ATP-binding protein — protein sequence MSSPEAKVQPQDPVRRQGRLAALKNILPVLQMVWESGPRTVLGSLVLRVLAALVPVAVLVVARWIVDDVVASSAAGTGMTPQLWRWVAIEFGLAVLGAVLLRGIDYLGVVLRENYTRHISLKLMEQASRLDLATYEDPSFYDRLERARVQATDRLVMVAAIARFLQLGLTTVSLCVGILVFSPWILLNIVVCLVPAAIGEAYFGAMVYALNFRHTPKRRELDYLRQLGASKESAKELKIFGLSSFLMRRYDSLSRELLTDVVALSARALSGLSVLSVVGTFGYYGAYAFVVYKAARGELTVGELTFLAGAIAGANRSLQELSVTGAGIADQALYIRDMLAFFSLAPGIRSKPDALPVPRPIRRGLEFRDVTFTYPGRTQPTLQGVSFHIAPGERLALIGENGQGKTTLVKLMMRLYDPTGGQILLDGVDLRDYALEDLWHEVGVIFQDFARYEMTATHNIAVGRIDRSEDAELIAQAAQKSLANTVIEQLPLGYAQMLGRRFEGGVDLSGGEWQKIALARAYLRDAQMLVLDEPTAALDAKAEQDVFNRFGELSAGKMALLISHRFSTVRMADRILVLEGGRIVEEGPHDLLLAGGGRYATMYETQASRYR from the coding sequence ATGAGCAGCCCGGAAGCGAAGGTCCAGCCCCAGGATCCGGTGCGACGCCAGGGGCGGCTGGCGGCGCTCAAGAACATCCTGCCCGTGCTCCAGATGGTGTGGGAGTCCGGCCCCCGCACGGTGCTGGGGTCGTTGGTGCTGCGCGTGCTGGCGGCGCTGGTGCCGGTGGCGGTGCTCGTCGTGGCGCGGTGGATCGTCGACGACGTGGTGGCCAGCTCCGCGGCCGGTACGGGGATGACCCCGCAACTGTGGCGCTGGGTGGCGATCGAGTTCGGGCTCGCGGTGCTGGGCGCGGTGTTGCTGCGCGGCATCGACTACCTGGGCGTCGTCCTGCGGGAGAACTACACGCGCCACATCAGCCTCAAGCTGATGGAGCAGGCGTCGCGGCTGGACCTGGCCACGTACGAGGATCCGTCCTTCTATGATCGCCTGGAGCGGGCGCGGGTGCAGGCGACGGACCGGCTGGTGATGGTCGCTGCCATCGCGCGCTTCCTGCAACTGGGGTTGACCACGGTGAGCCTCTGCGTGGGCATCCTGGTGTTCTCTCCGTGGATCCTCCTCAACATCGTGGTGTGCCTGGTGCCCGCGGCCATTGGCGAGGCGTACTTCGGTGCGATGGTCTACGCGCTGAACTTCCGGCACACGCCCAAGCGCCGCGAGTTGGACTACCTGCGCCAGTTGGGCGCCAGCAAGGAGAGCGCGAAGGAGCTGAAGATCTTCGGCCTGAGCAGCTTCCTCATGCGCCGCTACGACTCGCTGTCGCGCGAGCTGCTCACCGACGTGGTGGCCCTGTCGGCGAGGGCGCTGAGCGGGCTGTCGGTGCTGTCCGTCGTGGGGACCTTTGGCTACTACGGGGCCTATGCCTTCGTCGTCTACAAGGCCGCGCGGGGCGAGCTGACGGTGGGCGAGCTGACGTTCCTGGCGGGCGCCATCGCGGGCGCGAATCGCAGCCTCCAGGAGCTGTCCGTCACCGGGGCGGGCATCGCGGACCAGGCGCTCTACATCCGCGACATGCTGGCGTTCTTCTCGCTGGCGCCGGGCATCCGCTCGAAGCCGGACGCGCTGCCGGTCCCCCGGCCGATCCGCCGGGGGCTGGAGTTCCGCGACGTCACCTTCACCTACCCGGGGCGGACGCAGCCCACGCTCCAGGGCGTGAGCTTCCACATCGCGCCGGGCGAACGGCTCGCCCTCATCGGGGAGAACGGGCAGGGCAAGACGACGCTCGTGAAGCTGATGATGCGGCTCTACGACCCCACCGGCGGGCAGATCCTCCTGGATGGCGTGGACCTGCGGGACTACGCGTTGGAGGACCTCTGGCACGAGGTCGGGGTCATCTTCCAGGACTTCGCGCGCTACGAAATGACGGCCACGCACAACATCGCGGTGGGGCGCATCGACCGGTCCGAGGACGCCGAGCTCATCGCGCAGGCCGCGCAGAAGAGCCTGGCGAACACGGTCATCGAACAGCTCCCCCTGGGCTACGCCCAGATGCTGGGCCGGCGCTTCGAGGGCGGCGTGGACCTGTCAGGCGGGGAGTGGCAGAAGATCGCGCTCGCGCGGGCCTACCTGCGCGATGCGCAGATGCTGGTGCTGGACGAGCCCACGGCGGCGCTCGACGCGAAGGCGGAGCAGGACGTCTTCAACCGCTTCGGTGAGCTGTCCGCGGGGAAGATGGCGCTGCTCATCTCCCACCGCTTCTCCACGGTGCGCATGGCGGATCGCATCCTCGTGCTGGAGGGCGGCCGCATCGTGGAGGAGGGGCCGCATGACCTGCTCCTCGCCGGGGGTGGCCGCTACGCGACGATGTACGAGACCCAGGCCTCGCGTTACCGCTGA